A window of the Hypomesus transpacificus isolate Combined female chromosome 22, fHypTra1, whole genome shotgun sequence genome harbors these coding sequences:
- the LOC124483941 gene encoding pyridoxal phosphate phosphatase, with protein MAGAVGSRGCLKIRGSQLRDLLDAKHNVLFDCDGVIWNGETVVTGAPEVVTLLKQQGKKVFFVTNNCTRPRANYVTKFARLGFTDVDEEDIFSSAYCSAAYLRDVAKVQGKVYVIGCQGVVKELQEAGVPIVEESEDAQTGTIYDYPLDQDVKAVLVGYDEKFNFIKLAKATCYLQNPNCLFVATDPDPWHPLRGGRITPGSGSLTAAVETASSRTAIVIGKPSRFMFDCMASQFGLDPAQSIMVGDRLETDILFGAKCGLDTMLTLTGVSTMEEAQSYKDSDDPEKMHFVPDYVVETIGDFIKAYEEEAKEG; from the exons ATGGCAGGGGCGGTGGGAAGCAGAGGGTGTTTAAAAATCAGAGGTTCTCAATTACGAGATCTCCTCGACGCAAAGCACAACGTCCTTTTCGATTGCGACGGTGTCATCTGGAATGGCGAAACGGTGGTGACAGGCGCTCCAGAGGTGGTGACACTATTGAAACAGCAAGGCAAAAAGGTATTTTTCGTGACTAACAACTGCACCAGGCCCAGAGCTAACTACGTGACAAAGTTTGCGCGTTTGGGGTTCACTGATGTGGATGAGGAAGATATATTCAGCTCTGCGTACTGCTCTGCAGCTTACCTGCGCGACGTGGCGAAGGTGCAGGGAAAGGTGTATGTCATCGGTTGTCAAGGGGTTGTGAAGGAGCTACAGGAGGCCGGAGTTCCCATAGTGGAGGAGAGTGAAGACGCACAAACAGGGACCATTTACGACTATCCATTGGACCAGGACGTTAAGGCAGTGCTTGTTGGATATGACGAAAAATTCAACTTCATAAAACTGGCAAAAGCTACCTGTTATTTACAAAACCCCAATTGCCTATTTGTAGCTACTGACCCTGACCCTTGGCACCCTCTGCGAGGTGGTAGAATAACACCAG gaTCGGGGAGCCTCACGGCTGCCGTGGAAACGGCCAGCAGCAGGACGGCTATAGTGATTGGCAAGCCTAGCCGCTTCATGTTTGATTGCATGGCAAGCCAGTTCGGCCTGGACCCAGCCCAGTCCATTATGGTTGGCGATCGCCTGGAGACGGACATCCTGTTTGGGGCTAAGTGTGGCTTGGACACCATGCTTACTTTGACAGGGGTGTCCACCATGGAAGAGGCCCAGAGCTATAAGGACAGTGACGACCCAGAGAAGATGCACTTCGTGCCAGATTACGTGGTGGAAACCATTGGCGATTTTATCAAAGCATACGAGGAGGAAGCGAAGGAGGGCTGA
- the setd9 gene encoding SET domain-containing protein 9 isoform X4 yields the protein MFSTALKIFEEKWKSYRHRFVPWIALNLRKNERTLRQVTKRSQDKLVPDEEVTETLLRLFRALFRNDLVNQGDVLSQLPTSTQTHYLGQQNNGKETTEEAGRVDGPKRGFDLMLHNVGFCLERQPSTLPFGGTGVFVTKGWVPKGVTVAMYPGTVYQPYDPILFQSIRNPFVFRCIDCVLIDGNDKGISKMVYRSCSGRDRLGPLTLSDTTWLTTNPVNPLAVEWAANVCYQEYDVPDEFPLELRQYLPNVNYTHDAQRPLRCVVLVSLQNIHPGEELFSNYYTIVH from the exons ATGTTTAGTACTGCACTGAAAATATTTGAAGAGAAATGGAAGTCTTACCGACACAGATTTGTCCCGTGGATTGCACTGAATCTCCGCAAAAATGAACG AACTCTTCGTCAAGTCACAAAGCGCTCCCAGGACAAGCTGGTGCCTGATGAGGAGGTGACAGAGACTCTCTTGCGACTCTTCAGGGCCCTGTTCAGAAATGACCTGGTCAACCAGGGAGACGTTCTCAGCCAGCTCCCCACCTCAACCCAAACACATTACCTCGGACAACAAAACAATGGAAAGGAAACCACAGAAGAGGCTGGTAGAG TAGATGGACCCAAAAGaggatttgatttgatgttacACAATGTTGGGTTCTGTCTTGAGCGGCAGCCCAGCACCTTGCCATTCGGTGGAACCGGGGTATTTGTTACCAAAGGATGGGTGCCTAAAGGAGTCACGGTTGCCATGTATCCAG GCACTGTCTACCAGCCTTATGATCCAATTCTTTTCCAGTCCATCCGGAACCCTTTTGTGTTTCGATGCATCGACTGTGTTTTGATTGATGGCAATGATAAAGGCATTTCGAAGATGGTGTACAG GTCATGCAGCGGAAGGGACAGACTGGGTCCTTTAACGCTGAGTGACACCACCTGGTTGACAACCAATCCAGTGAATCCACTTGCAGTGG AGTGGGCTGCTAACGTTTGCTATCAGGAGTATGACGTGCCTGATGAATTTCCTCTGGAGCTTCGCCAGTACCTACCTAACGTGAACTACACACATGACGCCCAGAG GCCTTTGCGATGTGTGGTACTCGTCTCACTCCAGAACATCCACCCTGGAGAGGAACTCTTCTCCAACTACTACACCATCGTGCATTAA
- the setd9 gene encoding SET domain-containing protein 9 isoform X1 gives MFSTALKIFEEKWKSYRHRFVPWIALNLRKNERTLRQVTKRSQDKLVPDEEVTETLLRLFRALFRNDLVNQGDVLSQLPTSTQTHYLGQQNNGKETTEEAGRVDGPKRGFDLMLHNVGFCLERQPSTLPFGGTGVFVTKGWVPKGVTVAMYPGTVYQPYDPILFQSIRNPFVFRCIDCVLIDGNDKGISKMVYRSCSGRDRLGPLTLSDTTWLTTNPVNPLAVGQYVNNCTNEWAANVCYQEYDVPDEFPLELRQYLPNVNYTHDAQRPLRCVVLVSLQNIHPGEELFSNYYTIVH, from the exons ATGTTTAGTACTGCACTGAAAATATTTGAAGAGAAATGGAAGTCTTACCGACACAGATTTGTCCCGTGGATTGCACTGAATCTCCGCAAAAATGAACG AACTCTTCGTCAAGTCACAAAGCGCTCCCAGGACAAGCTGGTGCCTGATGAGGAGGTGACAGAGACTCTCTTGCGACTCTTCAGGGCCCTGTTCAGAAATGACCTGGTCAACCAGGGAGACGTTCTCAGCCAGCTCCCCACCTCAACCCAAACACATTACCTCGGACAACAAAACAATGGAAAGGAAACCACAGAAGAGGCTGGTAGAG TAGATGGACCCAAAAGaggatttgatttgatgttacACAATGTTGGGTTCTGTCTTGAGCGGCAGCCCAGCACCTTGCCATTCGGTGGAACCGGGGTATTTGTTACCAAAGGATGGGTGCCTAAAGGAGTCACGGTTGCCATGTATCCAG GCACTGTCTACCAGCCTTATGATCCAATTCTTTTCCAGTCCATCCGGAACCCTTTTGTGTTTCGATGCATCGACTGTGTTTTGATTGATGGCAATGATAAAGGCATTTCGAAGATGGTGTACAG GTCATGCAGCGGAAGGGACAGACTGGGTCCTTTAACGCTGAGTGACACCACCTGGTTGACAACCAATCCAGTGAATCCACTTGCAGTGGGTCAGTATGTCAATAACTGCACCAATG AGTGGGCTGCTAACGTTTGCTATCAGGAGTATGACGTGCCTGATGAATTTCCTCTGGAGCTTCGCCAGTACCTACCTAACGTGAACTACACACATGACGCCCAGAG GCCTTTGCGATGTGTGGTACTCGTCTCACTCCAGAACATCCACCCTGGAGAGGAACTCTTCTCCAACTACTACACCATCGTGCATTAA
- the setd9 gene encoding SET domain-containing protein 9 isoform X3, whose amino-acid sequence MFSTALKIFEEKWKSYRHRFVPWIALNLRKNERTLRQVTKRSQDKLVPDEEVTETLLRLFRALFRNDLVNQGDVLSQLPTSTQTHYLGQQNNGKETTEEAVDGPKRGFDLMLHNVGFCLERQPSTLPFGGTGVFVTKGWVPKGVTVAMYPGTVYQPYDPILFQSIRNPFVFRCIDCVLIDGNDKGISKMVYRSCSGRDRLGPLTLSDTTWLTTNPVNPLAVGQYVNNCTNEWAANVCYQEYDVPDEFPLELRQYLPNVNYTHDAQRPLRCVVLVSLQNIHPGEELFSNYYTIVH is encoded by the exons ATGTTTAGTACTGCACTGAAAATATTTGAAGAGAAATGGAAGTCTTACCGACACAGATTTGTCCCGTGGATTGCACTGAATCTCCGCAAAAATGAACG AACTCTTCGTCAAGTCACAAAGCGCTCCCAGGACAAGCTGGTGCCTGATGAGGAGGTGACAGAGACTCTCTTGCGACTCTTCAGGGCCCTGTTCAGAAATGACCTGGTCAACCAGGGAGACGTTCTCAGCCAGCTCCCCACCTCAACCCAAACACATTACCTCGGACAACAAAACAATGGAAAGGAAACCACAGAAGAGGCTG TAGATGGACCCAAAAGaggatttgatttgatgttacACAATGTTGGGTTCTGTCTTGAGCGGCAGCCCAGCACCTTGCCATTCGGTGGAACCGGGGTATTTGTTACCAAAGGATGGGTGCCTAAAGGAGTCACGGTTGCCATGTATCCAG GCACTGTCTACCAGCCTTATGATCCAATTCTTTTCCAGTCCATCCGGAACCCTTTTGTGTTTCGATGCATCGACTGTGTTTTGATTGATGGCAATGATAAAGGCATTTCGAAGATGGTGTACAG GTCATGCAGCGGAAGGGACAGACTGGGTCCTTTAACGCTGAGTGACACCACCTGGTTGACAACCAATCCAGTGAATCCACTTGCAGTGGGTCAGTATGTCAATAACTGCACCAATG AGTGGGCTGCTAACGTTTGCTATCAGGAGTATGACGTGCCTGATGAATTTCCTCTGGAGCTTCGCCAGTACCTACCTAACGTGAACTACACACATGACGCCCAGAG GCCTTTGCGATGTGTGGTACTCGTCTCACTCCAGAACATCCACCCTGGAGAGGAACTCTTCTCCAACTACTACACCATCGTGCATTAA
- the setd9 gene encoding SET domain-containing protein 9 isoform X2 → MFSTALKIFEEKWKSYRHRFVPWIALNLRKNERTLRQVTKRSQDKLVPDEEVTETLLRLFRALFRNDLVNQGDVLSQLPTSTQTHYLGQQNNGKETTEEAGRDGPKRGFDLMLHNVGFCLERQPSTLPFGGTGVFVTKGWVPKGVTVAMYPGTVYQPYDPILFQSIRNPFVFRCIDCVLIDGNDKGISKMVYRSCSGRDRLGPLTLSDTTWLTTNPVNPLAVGQYVNNCTNEWAANVCYQEYDVPDEFPLELRQYLPNVNYTHDAQRPLRCVVLVSLQNIHPGEELFSNYYTIVH, encoded by the exons ATGTTTAGTACTGCACTGAAAATATTTGAAGAGAAATGGAAGTCTTACCGACACAGATTTGTCCCGTGGATTGCACTGAATCTCCGCAAAAATGAACG AACTCTTCGTCAAGTCACAAAGCGCTCCCAGGACAAGCTGGTGCCTGATGAGGAGGTGACAGAGACTCTCTTGCGACTCTTCAGGGCCCTGTTCAGAAATGACCTGGTCAACCAGGGAGACGTTCTCAGCCAGCTCCCCACCTCAACCCAAACACATTACCTCGGACAACAAAACAATGGAAAGGAAACCACAGAAGAGGCTGGTAGAG ATGGACCCAAAAGaggatttgatttgatgttacACAATGTTGGGTTCTGTCTTGAGCGGCAGCCCAGCACCTTGCCATTCGGTGGAACCGGGGTATTTGTTACCAAAGGATGGGTGCCTAAAGGAGTCACGGTTGCCATGTATCCAG GCACTGTCTACCAGCCTTATGATCCAATTCTTTTCCAGTCCATCCGGAACCCTTTTGTGTTTCGATGCATCGACTGTGTTTTGATTGATGGCAATGATAAAGGCATTTCGAAGATGGTGTACAG GTCATGCAGCGGAAGGGACAGACTGGGTCCTTTAACGCTGAGTGACACCACCTGGTTGACAACCAATCCAGTGAATCCACTTGCAGTGGGTCAGTATGTCAATAACTGCACCAATG AGTGGGCTGCTAACGTTTGCTATCAGGAGTATGACGTGCCTGATGAATTTCCTCTGGAGCTTCGCCAGTACCTACCTAACGTGAACTACACACATGACGCCCAGAG GCCTTTGCGATGTGTGGTACTCGTCTCACTCCAGAACATCCACCCTGGAGAGGAACTCTTCTCCAACTACTACACCATCGTGCATTAA
- the setd9 gene encoding SET domain-containing protein 9 isoform X5, translating to MFSTALKIFEEKWKSYRHRFVPWIALNLRKNERTLRQVTKRSQDKLVPDEEVTETLLRLFRALFRNDLVNQGDVLSQLPTSTQTHYLGQQNNGKETTEEAGRDGPKRGFDLMLHNVGFCLERQPSTLPFGGTGVFVTKGWVPKGVTVAMYPGTVYQPYDPILFQSIRNPFVFRCIDCVLIDGNDKGISKMVYRSCSGRDRLGPLTLSDTTWLTTNPVNPLAVEWAANVCYQEYDVPDEFPLELRQYLPNVNYTHDAQRPLRCVVLVSLQNIHPGEELFSNYYTIVH from the exons ATGTTTAGTACTGCACTGAAAATATTTGAAGAGAAATGGAAGTCTTACCGACACAGATTTGTCCCGTGGATTGCACTGAATCTCCGCAAAAATGAACG AACTCTTCGTCAAGTCACAAAGCGCTCCCAGGACAAGCTGGTGCCTGATGAGGAGGTGACAGAGACTCTCTTGCGACTCTTCAGGGCCCTGTTCAGAAATGACCTGGTCAACCAGGGAGACGTTCTCAGCCAGCTCCCCACCTCAACCCAAACACATTACCTCGGACAACAAAACAATGGAAAGGAAACCACAGAAGAGGCTGGTAGAG ATGGACCCAAAAGaggatttgatttgatgttacACAATGTTGGGTTCTGTCTTGAGCGGCAGCCCAGCACCTTGCCATTCGGTGGAACCGGGGTATTTGTTACCAAAGGATGGGTGCCTAAAGGAGTCACGGTTGCCATGTATCCAG GCACTGTCTACCAGCCTTATGATCCAATTCTTTTCCAGTCCATCCGGAACCCTTTTGTGTTTCGATGCATCGACTGTGTTTTGATTGATGGCAATGATAAAGGCATTTCGAAGATGGTGTACAG GTCATGCAGCGGAAGGGACAGACTGGGTCCTTTAACGCTGAGTGACACCACCTGGTTGACAACCAATCCAGTGAATCCACTTGCAGTGG AGTGGGCTGCTAACGTTTGCTATCAGGAGTATGACGTGCCTGATGAATTTCCTCTGGAGCTTCGCCAGTACCTACCTAACGTGAACTACACACATGACGCCCAGAG GCCTTTGCGATGTGTGGTACTCGTCTCACTCCAGAACATCCACCCTGGAGAGGAACTCTTCTCCAACTACTACACCATCGTGCATTAA
- the mier3a gene encoding mesoderm induction early response protein 3a: MAEASFGSTSPVGSLSSEDHDFDPTAEMLVHDYDDERTLEDEEMQDEGSSVSAEIDDLEKEGNMPLEELLTMYRYEASVSLAGGSSADSSSAELTDELPDMTLDKEEIAKDLLSGDDEETQSSADDLTPSVTSHETSDFFPRTLRSNTIYDGDKESEGEEDSVCPDDSRKEIMVGSQYQAEIPTLVCNHDNDEKVYENEDQLLWQPDSLSEQRVKDYLRDSAAPLVDGKVATVPQGCLVQDNEQALYELVKCNYNVQDALERYRRSGKTLKGQMSPWSEEECRNFEHALLLYEKNFHLIQKHKVKTRTVAECVAFYYMWKKSERFDFFVQQNRFGKKKYTSYPGVTDLMDRLVDEAEGLVDGSASVCSSGSGGMEPTAEQQLSLLNSITASDLSALTSSVASVCNTADVNCLDSYSFPQLEGLHRASLNHNEALGFTPNGPVDPDCLNLLGAGFYHSDLGQLGACATDCERPPSKRLKLSLSEPFNQAAVGNLGLDYEAATRAHHITSAKMAVSVTDFGSRGSGEANSYMGVHSHAHTHTLHQQHTAVQSE, from the exons ATGGCGGAG GCTTCCTTTGGAAGTACGAGCCCAG TTGGCTCTCTGTCTTCGGAAGACCATGACTTTGATCCAACAGCGGAGATGTTGGTCCATGATTATGACGACGAGCGAACGTTGGAGGATGAAGAGATGCAGGACGAAGGATCAAGTGTCAGTGCAGAAATAGATGATTTAGAAAAG GAGGGAAACATGCCACTAGAGGAGCTGTTGACAATGTACAGATATGAGGCCTCTGTCAGCCTGGCAGGAGGCTCCAGTGCAGATAGCTCTTCTGCAGAACTAACAGACGAACTACCCGACATGACTTTGGATAAA GAGGAAATTGCTAAAGATCTACTGTCGGGCGACGATGAAGAAACACAGTCCTCAGCAGATGACCTCACACCTTCGGTCACATCCCATGAAACCAGCGACTTCTTCCCTCGAACATTGCGCT CTAACACCATATATGATGGGGACAAGGAatcagagggagaggaagatagtGTGTGTCCTGACGATTCCAGAAAG GAAATAATGGTTGGATCCCAGTATCAAGCTGAAATCCCTACACTTGTCTGCAaccatgataatgatgaaaagG TGTATGAGAACGAAGACCAGTTGCTATGGCAGCCTGACTCCCTGTCCGAGCAGAGAGTCAAAGACTACCTGCGTGACAGTGCCGCCCCATTAGTGGATGGGAAGGTGGCCACAGTGCCTCAGGGTTGTCTTGTTCAAGACAATGAGCAG GCCTTGTATGAGCTTGTGAAGTGCAACTATAACGTCCAAGATGCTCTGGAGCGATACCGCAGGAGTGGCAAGACCTTGAAAG GGCAAATGTCCCCGTGGTCCGAAGAAGAATGCAGAAACTTTGAACACGCGCTGCTCCTGTACGAGAAAAACTTTCACCTCATACAGAAGCATAAG GTGAAAACAAGGACAGTGGCCGAGTGTGTGGCCTTCTACTACATGTGGAAAAAATCGGAGCGCTTCGATTTCTTCGTCCAGCAAAACCGGTTTGGGAAAAAGAAGTACACCAGCTACCCCGGCGTAAC GGACCTTATGGACCGCTTGGTGGATGAGGCGGAGGGCCTGGTGGATGGTTCAGCTTCTGTGTGCTCCAGTGGCAGTGGTGGGATGGAGCCCACAGCCGAGCAGCAGCTCAGCCTTCTCAACTCCATCACTGCCAGCGACCTTTCTG CATTGACCAGCAGCGTAGCATCGGTGTGCAACACAGCAGATGTAAACTGCCTGGACTCGTACAGTTTTCCCCAGCTAGAGGGCCTCCACCGGGCCTCCCTAAACCACAACGAGGCCCTGGGCTTCACCCCCAATGGACCTGTAGATCCCGACTGCCTCAACCTGCTTGGTGCCGGGTTCTACCACTCTGACCTGGGACAGCTGGGTGCCTGTGCCACAGACTGCGAGCGCCCACCCTCCAAGCGCCTCAAGTTGAGCTTGTCGGAGCCCTTCAATCAGGCCGCTGTGGGGAACTTGGGGCTTGATTATGAGGCAGCCACGCGCGCGCACCACATCACCAGCGCCAAAATGGCTGTGTCAGTTACGGACTTTGGCAGCCGGGGATCTGGCGAGGCTAACAGCTACATGGGAGTACACTCGCacgctcacactcacacattgcaCCAACAGCATACGGCGGTACAATCCGAGTGA
- the LOC124484719 gene encoding vasculin-like — protein sequence MAQHDFTPAWLNFPTAPSPAKPSHSYESTPDRLDNQGNVSRRCHNSSDGSESVNGRIPSKLPSGGYSRIERNGWKVLNGTSEGSSPRAPLQYSSCDVGPSCTSKIKGLQEHDNRENGDKRKKFAAEDFPSLNPDAKREVNRNKAAGVWEHPPNPQSRGSKMMVIRRISREESLPTLSSTSPAQQQGPSRNGTGPSLNKGPIPKSVSLPVKVSRSSSSSPVEQGSQPRLMMRLTRMRSDKKSHFLKALKQDMVGEEKLHLHCKDEDSFHLHNNNLGGGDENLNGYERGTGSSPLENGNSKPGTMSMRQQVLCSSSFPQQEVLSSSLEAEHRLLKEMGWQEESENDETCAPLTEDEMREFQAISEQLQKNGLRKNGLLKNSPPSDPMTAWRTTNFKIVTNTTEETETSSSDTSDDEA from the exons ATGGCGCAGCATGACTTCACTCCAGCCTGGCTTAACTTTCCCACAGCACCATCACCGGCCAAG ccctCTCACAGCTACGAATCTACCCCTGACCGTCTTGACAACCAAGGCAATGTGAGTCGCAGATGTCACAACTCCTCAGATGGCTCAGAGTCAGTCAATGGGCGAATCCCAAGTAAACTGCCCAGTG GAGGCTACTCCAGGATCGAGAGGAATGGATGGAAGGTCCTCAATGGCACTAGTGAGGGATCTAGCCCGCGGGCCCCTCTCCAATACAGCAGCTGCGATGTTGGCCCTTCTTGCACCTCTAAGATCAAAGGCCTGCAGGAGCATGACAACAGGGAAAATGGGGATAAACGAAAGAAGTTTGCAGCTGAAGATTTT CCTTCTCTGAATCCTGATGCAAAACGAGAAGTCAACCGTAACAAAGCTGCAGGTGTATGGG AACACCCTCCCAACCCTCAGTCCAGAGGCTCTAAAATGATGGTGATCCGACGCATCTCACGGGAAGAATCTTTGCCGACACTGTCTAgcaccagcccagcccagcaacAGGGCCCATCTCGCAATGGCACTGGCCCATCTCTTAACAAGGGTCCCATACCGAAATCAGTCAGTCTTCCAGTCAAG GTGAGTCGCTCCAGCTCGTCCTCCCCTGTTGAGCAGGGCAGCCAGCCCCGGCTGATGATGCGTCTGACCCGCATGCGCTCCGACAAGAAAAGCCACTTCCTGAAAGCCCTCAAACAGGACATGGTGGGAGAAGAAAAACTTCACCTACACTGCAAG GATGAGGATAGTTTTCATCTACACAATAACAACCTGGGCGGTGGGGACGAGAACCTCAATGGCTATGAGCGTGGCACTGGAAGTAGCCCACTGGAGAACGGCAACAGCAAGCCTGGCACCATGAGCATGAGGCAGCAGGTGCTGTGCTCCTCCAGCTTCCCCCAGCAGGAGGTGCTGTCCAGCTCCCTGGAGGCAGAGCACAG GTTACTGAAGGAGATGGGCTggcaggaggagagtgagaatgATGAGACGTGTGCTCCTTTAACTGAGGATGAGATGAGGGAGTTTCAGGCCATCAGCGAACAG CTACAGAAGAATGGTCTGAGGAAGAATGGCCTCTTGAAGAATAGTCCTCCCTCTGACCCAATGACTGCTTGGAGGACCACCAACTTCAAAATTGTCACAAATACCACAGAGGAGACGGAGACCAGCAGCAGCGACACCTCGGATGACGAGGCCTAG